The Brassica napus cultivar Da-Ae chromosome C7, Da-Ae, whole genome shotgun sequence genomic interval TTAGTCATTACATGCTTCTGATTTGTTTTAGTCTTTGCTTAGTCATAACATGATTCTCATTTGTTTGACTCTCGTTGACTACTTTACTGAGTGTTGTTAATTTTTTCCAGAATTTAGCTTCATTTGTTTGACTCTCGTTGGCTACTTTACTCTCGTTGGTTTCTATTTCCTGTGACCATTTTACTTGTTGGTTATTTAGAATTTGTGTATTCTGTGACCATTTTACTCGTTCTAATGGTTTTAAAGAAGTATAGATCAAACAATGTTGGAGAAGGCGTGGGTTCATCTGTCAAGGTAAGAAATCAACATATATTGATCTAATATTGGTACTCAGTAGGGGATTTGAGTGTTTAATGAATTGTTCTGTTTTGTTATGTTATAACTGCAGAGTTGATCCTGCTTATGAGAAGGGTGCATGGGACTTTGTCCAAGCTGTGTCTGCGGGTGATGGAGCTGATAAGTTCATTATCTGCCCTTGCACAGACTGTCGGAATGTAGATCGGCATTCAGCTGCAGATATAGTCGATCATCTGGTTAGAAGGGGAATGGATGAGGTGTACAAGCAGCGTAAGGactggtatcatcatggagaagtATACTCTGTGGCTGAAGGCGAGATGAAAGAGAAGCAGTGGAATGAAGAGATTGTTGGGTTGTACAGAGCTGTTGAGAATTTAGATGAAGAGTTAGCTACTGAACGTGACTTCTGTGAGATGGCAGAGGGAGAAGACATGAAAGAAGATGAGTTCTTGGCAAAGATTGCAGATGCTGAAACCCCATTATATCCAAGCTGCGCAAACCATAGCAAGTTATCAGCCATCGTGTCATTGTTTAGGCTGAAGACTAAGAATGGCTGGTCTGACAAGAGCTTCGATGATCTACTTGAGACGTTGCCGGAGATGTTACCAGAGGATAACGTGTTGCATACATCACTGTACGAAGTTAAGAAGTTCTTGAAGTCTTTTGATATGGGTTATGAGAAGATTCATGCGTGTGTTAATGATTGCTGCCTGTTCAGAAAGAAGTTGAAGAAGCTCGACAGTTGTCCTAAATGTAAGGCCTCAAGATGGAAGATTAACCAGCACACTGGTGAGATCAAGAAAGGTGTCCCACAGAAAGTATTAAGATACTTTCCAATAATCCCGCGGCTAAAGAGGATGTTTAGGTCTGAAGAAATGGCCAGAAACCTAAGGTGGCATTCTACTAACCAGAGCAGCGATGGGAAACTAAGGCATCCCGTAGATTCTGTGACATGGAAACAGATGAATGACAAGTATCCCACATTTGCCGCTGAGGAAAGGAATATACGGCTGGGACTCTCTACGGATGGATTTAATCCTTTCAACATGCAGAGCAGTAAGTACAGTTGTTGGCCTGTGCTGTTAGTTAACTACAATTTGCCTCATAATCTATgtatgaagaaggagaatatcATGCTAACACTGCTCATTCTTGGTCCACAACAGCCTggtaatagtattgatgtctaCTTAGAGCCATTAATAGAGGATTTAAATCAGTTGTGGAGCAAAGGAGAGTCAACATATGATGTTGTGAGTAACACTGCATTTACAATGAAGGCAATGCTGCTCTGGACTATTAGTGATTTCCCAGCCTATGGAAATCTAGCTGGATGCAAAGTGAAAGGAAAAATGGGTTGTCCTGTGTGCGGGAAACACACTGATAGTATGTGGCTGAAGTTCTGTAGGAAGCATGTGTATATGTCTCATAGAAAGGGTCTCCCACCAACGCATAGATATAGGTCGAAGAAGGCTTGGTTTGATGGACACGCTGAACACGGGAGAAAGTCTAGGATACTATCTGGTCATGACATTTCCAATAACCTGAAGCACTTTGTTAACAACTTTGGGAATTTTAGAGAAGGTAGAACGAAGAGGAAAAGAACAGTGAGTGTTGAAGAAGACTGTGATATTGAGGACGTTTCCAGTGAATCTGaggcagaggaagaagatgaagttgatgaGGAGGAGTTGTCAAGATGGAAAAAAAGATCAATCTTCTTTCAACTTCCTTATTGGGAGGTAAGTCTTATATTGAACACACAATATTCCTTGTATATTATTATCTTTAAGACTCTCACAGTTTTGCTTCTTTTGTATTGATATTTAGGAACTACCCGTGAGGCATAATTTGGACGTAATGCACATTGAGCGAAATGTGGCAAAGAGCATTGTCTCAACGTTACTTCACTGTGGGAATTCGAAGGATGGTCTCAATACACGTAAGGATCTGGAACATCTTGGTATTAGAAAGGATCTGCACCCGAGGGCCAAAGGGAAAAGGACTTACCTACCAGCAGCACCTTGGTCTTTGTCGAAGAGTGAGAAGAAAGTATTCTGCAAGCGACTTTCTGATTTTAAAGGACCTGATGGATATTGTTCAAACATATCTAGGGGTGTTTCAGTAGAAGAGTGTAAGGTATCAGGTCTCAAATCACATGATTATCATGTGCTGATGCAACAGTTACTCCCGGTTGCAGTTAGAGGATTATTACCTAAAGGCCCGAGACTAGCAATATTACGGATGTGTGCATTCTTCAACCGGTTATGCCAGCGAGTAATAGATGTAGAGCAGATTTCAAAAATGGAAGCAGAAGTTGTGGAAACTCTCTGTATGTTTGAGAGATTTTTTCCTCCAAGCTTCTTCGACATAATGGTTCATTTGACAGTTCATCTTGGAAGGGAAGCTAAACTATGTGGTCCAGTCCATTTTCGCTGGATGTATCCATTTGAGAGGTAACTtatactatatttaaattttaaaatctctaGACTGtgactaaaactttttttactcTATGTAGACACATGAAGATCCTGAAAGACTATGTTAGAAACACTGCGAGGCCAGAGGGTTGTATTGCTGAGTCCTATCTTGCAGAAGAGTGCATGCAGTTCTGCAGTGCGTTTCTTAAAAAGACAACCAATGTGGAGGAGAAATTAGATAGGAATGCTGACTATGAGAGCCAGACAATCCTAGAGGGACGTCCAATATCGGCACCAAAATCAATTAACCTCTCTGAAATGGAGAAGAAAACAGCCCACCTTGCTGTCCTACAGAACACATCTGTTGTTGACCCTTATGTTGAGTAAGTGACTGCATTTTTTAACTTCGTAACCTATAAGCTACGTAGGAACtgaaacatttgttttttgTGTCACAAGCATGCATCTACAATTTCTACAAGACACAAATGCAAGATGTAGACGTGATGCAACATATTTGTGGAGTACACATACCCTGAATTTTGCTTCTTGGTTAAAAGAGCAGGCAAGTTTATAACAGTTGTTGCGTTTCTAAATTAATTGTTCTTCTATTCTGACAATTGCTTATACTTTTTGCTAGATAAAAGTGGATTCTGAAACACATGGAGAGACTCTAAAATGGTTGGCATATGGTCCATGTAGTACTGCAAGGTCATATACAGGCTACATAGTGAACGGACAACGCTTTCACACACACTCAGTTCAGAGGATGAGCCAAAACAGTGGAGTATTTTATGAGGCTACTGCAATGTGTAGAGCGAGTGCAAAAGACACTTCACAAGTCGTCGATTTGGTATCATACTATGGGAGAGTTACAGAGATTATCTTGTTGGACTATAATGTCTTTTACGTCCCTCTATTCAGGTGTCAATGGGCAGTACGAGGAAACGGAGTTAAGGTGGAAGATGGGTACACACTTGTTAACTTGAATCAGTCTCAAGTTTCCTTTAATAGGGATCCATACATATTAGCTTCTCAGGCAAAACAAGTGTTTTACTCAAGGGAGGATGATACATCCTGCTGGTATGTTGTCCTAAGAGGTCCATCAAGAAGATACAatgaaacagaagaagaagatgtcaaCATAGATATTGGACCATTGCCATCAATCATTGATATGGATGTTGAAATAGATGAAGCTCACAATGCCCGAGTTGATTGTGAAGGCATATATGTGTGATGCATGTGATATGTGTCTTGTTTGATGCTTGACTGTTTTGTGTTCTTTTGTGAGGTCTTCTGTGATATGTGTCTTGTTTGATGCTTGACTCTTGTGTATTCTTTTTTGTGATGACTGATGTAGTTTCATAGTTCTTTTTGTATCTTGTACTAACTAATGTGTAATTTGTTTCAGGTGAATTAAATGGGTCGTCCAAAGACTACAAGAATGAAAAAGAATGCGCATACTAGTAAGGTCACCAACAAAGACACGAAGATCACAAAGAGGGGCAGGAAGAAGAAGTCTGATGTGGAAGTAGAATTTATTGGTACTATAGAATGTCAACCGCAGCATGATTCTGAAAAAGATCAGGAGCCTGTCGCTGAGAAGGAGCATGAAGAGCTtcgagaaaatgaagaaactgcagCTGCTAACGAGCAGGAAGAGCCGGAAGAGGCTAACAGGGCTGTGGAGACTGACGTTAACGAGCAGGAAGAGCCGGAAGAGGCTAACAGGGCTGTGGAGACTGACGTTAACGAGCAGGAAGAAGAGCCTGAAGGAGAGGTGGAATTGAGTGAAGTTCAGCCTAAGCAGAAGAAACACCGAGGTCCAACCAAGATGAAGCACATCGCCAGAGATCCAAATGCTAGAGAAAGAGTGGAGTTCAATGATTTTGGAAATCCTGTTGGTGAAGGATCAGTGAAGCTGTCTTCATACCTAGGTCCACTAGTGCGGGAATATGTACCTGTCACATTTGATGATTGGAGGAAAATCAGTGAGGAAGTTAAAACTGTTCTTTGGAAATCTGTTCAGGTGACTTTCTCCTATTACATTTTCACATTTGATGGTTCTGTATCGATATCTGTAATTAATTTGGTATATTTGTGATTGTAGGCAAGGTTTAAGCTTGATGAAGACTATCAGAAGAATGTTGTGTTGAAGCAAATGGGATGTTTATGGAGGGCGTCAAAATCAAGACTTGTCACGCAGATCAGAGGCAAATCTACTAACCAAGAGAGGATGAATCTGAGACCAAAGAATGTTAATCCAGTAGAGTGGCGAAAATTTGTCAACTGCAAAACCAGTTCAGACTTTAAGGTATTGAGTGATAAATACAAGGAGAGGAGGAGCAAACAAATTCCTCACACTTGTAGCCGTAGAGGAATGGTTAGGCTAGCGGAGGATATGGTACATTTCTTCACCTTATCTATTTACTTTTTCTTCACTTACTACCTTTTTCACATCTGATGTCATGTTTTCATCAGAAACAAGAGAGTGGTGGAGTATCGAAAGTGAGTAGGCTTAAAGTGTGGGTCAAGTCACGTACAAAAAAAGATGGAACACCAGTCAATATGCTAGCTGCGGAGAAGTTTGTAAGTAGTTTTTTTTGGTGCTTCAAAGATATAACTATATGCTTAGTAACATATTTTCTGTTGACAGAAAAAGGCAGCTGAGATTGTTGATCACGGTGCTAATTCTAATTCAACAAACCTTAGTGTGGATCCGCTTTCAGTACTATTAGGACCTGAGAATCCTGGTCACTTGAGGGCGATGGGAAGAAACATTGGGAAGACGAAGTTAG includes:
- the LOC106398830 gene encoding uncharacterized protein LOC106398830; the encoded protein is MLEKAWVHLSRVDPAYEKGAWDFVQAVSAGDGADKFIICPCTDCRNVDRHSAADIVDHLVRRGMDEVYKQRKDWYHHGEVYSVAEGEMKEKQWNEEIVGLYRAVENLDEELATERDFCEMAEGEDMKEDEFLAKIADAETPLYPSCANHSKLSAIVSLFRLKTKNGWSDKSFDDLLETLPEMLPEDNVLHTSLYEVKKFLKSFDMGYEKIHACVNDCCLFRKKLKKLDSCPKCKASRWKINQHTGEIKKGVPQKVLRYFPIIPRLKRMFRSEEMARNLRWHSTNQSSDGKLRHPVDSVTWKQMNDKYPTFAAEERNIRLGLSTDGFNPFNMQSSKYSCWPVLLVNYNLPHNLCMKKENIMLTLLILGPQQPGNSIDVYLEPLIEDLNQLWSKGESTYDVVSNTAFTMKAMLLWTISDFPAYGNLAGCKVKGKMGCPVCGKHTDSMWLKFCRKHVYMSHRKGLPPTHRYRSKKAWFDGHAEHGRKSRILSGHDISNNLKHFVNNFGNFREGRTKRKRTVSVEEDCDIEDVSSESEAEEEDEVDEEELSRWKKRSIFFQLPYWEELPVRHNLDVMHIERNVAKSIVSTLLHCGNSKDGLNTRKDLEHLGIRKDLHPRAKGKRTYLPAAPWSLSKSEKKVFCKRLSDFKGPDGYCSNISRGVSVEECKVSGLKSHDYHVLMQQLLPVAVRGLLPKGPRLAILRMCAFFNRLCQRVIDVEQISKMEAEVVETLCMFERFFPPSFFDIMVHLTVHLGREAKLCGPVHFRWMYPFERHMKILKDYVRNTARPEGCIAESYLAEECMQFCSAFLKKTTNVEEKLDRNADYESQTILEGRPISAPKSINLSEMEKKTAHLAVLQNTSVVDPYVECQWAVRGNGVKVEDGYTLVNLNQSQVSFNRDPYILASQAKQVFYSREDDTSCWYVVLRGPSRRYNETEEEDVNIDIGPLPSIIDMDVEIDEAHNARVDCEGIYV